The following proteins come from a genomic window of Lemur catta isolate mLemCat1 chromosome 4, mLemCat1.pri, whole genome shotgun sequence:
- the MED28 gene encoding mediator of RNA polymerase II transcription subunit 28 → MAAPLGGMFSGQPPGPPPPPPGLPGQASLLQATPGAQRPSNSTLVDELESSFEACFASLVSQDYVNGTDQEEIRTGVDQCIQKFLDIARQTECFFLQKRLQLSVQKPEQVIKEDVSELRNELQRKDALVQKHLTKLRHWQQVLEDISVQHKKPADIPQGSLAYLEQASATIPAPLKPT, encoded by the exons ATGGCGGCTCCGCTAGGCGGCATGTTCTCTGGACAGCCACCCGGGCCTCCGCCGCCCCCGCCCGGACTCCCGGGCCAGGCTTCGCTTCTTCAGGCGACGCCAGGCGCGCAGAGACCTTCCAACAGTACTTTGGTGGACGAGTTGGAGTCATCTTTCGAG GCTTGCTTTGCTTCTCTGGTGAGTCAGGACTATGTCAATGGCACTGATCAAGAAGAAATTCGAACTG gtgttgACCAGTGTATCCAGAAATTTCTAGATATTGCAAGACAGACAGAAtgtttttttctacaaaaaagaTTGCAGTTATCTGTTCAGAAACCAGAGCAAGTTATCAAAGAG GATGTCTCGGAGCTAAGGAATGAATTACAGCGGAAGGATGCGCTGGTCCAGAAGCACTTGACAAAGCTGAGGCACTGGCAGCAGGTGCTGGAGGACATCAGTGTGCAGCACAAAAAGCCAGCCGACATCCCTCAGGGTTCCTTGGCCTACCTGGAACAGGCGTCAGCCACTATCCCTGCCCCTCTGAAGCCGACCTGA